In the Ruminococcus sp. OA3 genome, one interval contains:
- a CDS encoding thiamine phosphate synthase, producing the protein MIMCTFKIIAVTNRRLCHRPLTEQLERIASVIRPDLVMLREKDLSEEAYQDLAEKVTACCMRLGIPCVLHTYAKVARRLAWPAIHLPFTLFQEQWMEVKEFNACGTSVHSVEDAVWAQEHNAAYVTAGHIFPTGCKPGLPPRGLDFLEKVCSAVDIPVYAIGGITEKNLNLVRETRASGACMMSNLMKI; encoded by the coding sequence ATGATTATGTGTACGTTTAAAATAATCGCCGTGACAAACCGCCGACTCTGTCACCGCCCGCTGACGGAACAGCTGGAACGCATTGCCAGCGTAATCAGACCAGATCTGGTTATGTTAAGAGAGAAGGATTTATCAGAAGAAGCGTATCAGGACCTGGCAGAAAAGGTAACTGCCTGCTGTATGCGGCTGGGGATTCCGTGTGTACTTCACACATACGCCAAAGTCGCACGGAGGCTTGCGTGGCCGGCGATTCATCTTCCATTTACACTGTTTCAGGAACAATGGATGGAGGTAAAAGAATTTAACGCATGCGGCACATCGGTGCATTCGGTGGAGGACGCCGTATGGGCACAGGAGCATAACGCGGCTTATGTGACCGCAGGCCATATATTTCCAACAGGCTGCAAACCCGGACTGCCTCCCCGCGGGCTTGATTTTCTGGAAAAAGTCTGCAGTGCGGTTGATATTCCGGTCTATGCGATTGGAGGAATCACAGAAAAAAATCTGAATCTGGTCAGGGAGACAAGGGCGTCAGGAGCCTGTATGATGTCGAATTTGATGAAAATATAA
- a CDS encoding glucosaminidase domain-containing protein, with product MKQKRVVAYLLAGMLAVTSAVPVFAEPQEQNYNRVEERQKAREESDSSEDTQETAVLTGTITNAADVANLAETDRVSIIGRMCQQDYAKSGILASISAAQCILESGYMGTDLAQEANNCFGMKVTLSGNTWENSSWDGISSYTKQTGEEYGGRKVTITAAFRKYDCVEDSVADHSAYLLGATDGEGLRYEGLKGETDYRTAIQIIKDGGYATDSAYVSKICNIIEKFNLTQYDVVPDTKSNDELLEDVQFYRIRKTWEDEDSQQGAYLDLVQAKKACKKGYSVFSPEGEKIYTK from the coding sequence ATGAAGCAAAAACGAGTGGTGGCGTATCTTCTTGCGGGAATGCTGGCGGTAACGAGTGCAGTTCCTGTGTTTGCAGAACCGCAGGAGCAGAACTACAACAGGGTGGAAGAACGTCAGAAAGCAAGAGAAGAATCAGACAGCAGTGAGGACACGCAGGAGACTGCGGTACTTACTGGGACAATTACGAATGCAGCCGATGTAGCGAATCTGGCAGAGACGGACCGGGTGTCGATCATCGGCAGGATGTGTCAGCAGGACTATGCTAAATCTGGAATACTTGCCAGTATCAGTGCGGCTCAGTGTATTCTGGAATCCGGATATATGGGGACGGACCTTGCACAGGAGGCAAATAATTGTTTCGGAATGAAGGTGACGCTTTCCGGAAATACATGGGAGAACAGTTCCTGGGATGGGATCTCGTCCTATACGAAACAGACTGGTGAGGAGTATGGCGGACGTAAGGTTACGATCACGGCAGCTTTTCGAAAATATGATTGTGTGGAGGACTCTGTTGCAGACCATTCAGCATATCTTCTGGGAGCCACAGACGGTGAGGGGCTCCGTTACGAGGGTCTGAAAGGCGAAACAGATTACAGAACAGCAATTCAGATCATCAAAGACGGCGGCTACGCAACGGACAGCGCATACGTGTCTAAAATCTGCAATATCATAGAAAAATTCAATTTGACGCAGTATGATGTCGTGCCGGATACAAAGAGTAATGATGAACTGCTTGAGGATGTGCAGTTCTACAGGATAAGAAAGACCTGGGAGGATGAAGACAGCCAGCAGGGAGCATATCTGGATCTTGTTCAGGCGAAGAAAGCGTGCAAAAAAGGATACAGTGTGTTCAGCCCCGAAGGGGAAAAAATTTATACGAAATAG
- a CDS encoding nitroreductase family protein, with protein MNSVIENLLTRRSIRAFLEKRIPEEDLNLILTSAAYAPSAMNRQSWKFTAVTDRSKIQKLAAVVAKELNNEGYDMYDPEVLIIPSNSRDFIWGREDNACALENIFLAAHSLGIGSVWINQLQNICDVPSVRSILDEFQIPSDHVVYGMAALGYPASPDKNRPSKTGEINIIR; from the coding sequence ATGAACAGCGTTATTGAAAACCTGCTGACCCGCCGGAGTATCAGAGCATTTCTGGAGAAAAGAATCCCGGAAGAGGATCTGAATCTGATCTTAACATCAGCAGCTTATGCTCCAAGCGCCATGAACAGGCAGAGCTGGAAATTCACAGCAGTAACAGACAGATCAAAAATTCAAAAACTTGCGGCCGTCGTGGCAAAAGAGCTTAATAATGAAGGTTACGACATGTACGATCCTGAAGTCCTGATCATCCCGTCCAACTCCAGGGACTTTATCTGGGGACGCGAGGATAATGCCTGCGCCCTGGAAAACATTTTTCTTGCCGCCCATTCTCTTGGAATCGGCTCCGTCTGGATCAACCAGCTTCAGAACATCTGCGACGTTCCTTCTGTAAGAAGTATTCTGGATGAATTTCAGATTCCGTCAGACCATGTAGTGTATGGCATGGCGGCCCTGGGCTATCCGGCTTCTCCCGATAAAAACAGGCCTTCCAAAACCGGAGAGATCAACATCATCCGATAG
- a CDS encoding DHH family phosphoesterase: MNGRIKLSGPLKSYLNWPITLSVLMIIMNIAVYFINVKAGTLVSFFVAAYIAIVVILYFHNRPIILNELITFATQYGQIQKNLMRDFAIPFAVLDADGKVMWLNKSFSKLTGKDKKYHKSITNVMSEITQDILPGEENEIKEVEISYGSQNFRVKLQRISIDGLLQNSKLVDVEEVQDNCLIGLYMYDVTELNEYIRKNEEEKLVSGLLYLDNYEEATDSVEEVRRSLLTALIERKITKYFSAVDGVVKRLEKDKYFLVMRRGSMEQLKEQKFNILEDIKNVNIGNEMSVTISMGLGAHADTYAQTAEYARVAIELALGRGGDQVVIKDGDQISYYGGKSQMVEKTTRVKARVKAHALKEFMSQKDNVVVMGHKITDVDTFGAAIGIYRAAKTLNKKAYIVINNATSSIRPLMDEFINNPDYDPHMFVNSHEAKDITDDNTVLVVVDTNRPSYSECEELLSMTKTIVVLDHHRQSSEVIKNAVLSYIEPYASSACEMVAEVLQYFADGIRIRNIEADSIYAGIMIDTNNFMTKTGVRTFEAAAFLRRCGADVTRVRKLFRENAEDYRARGEAIRNAELFRKCYAISVCPAEGLESPTVVGAQAANELLNIVGVKASFVMTDYKDMIYISARAIDEVNVQIIMERMGGGGHLNIAGSQLKGYTVREAIDYLKQTLQEMIDGGDI, translated from the coding sequence ATGAATGGAAGAATAAAACTTTCAGGGCCGCTGAAATCTTATCTGAACTGGCCGATAACTCTCAGCGTTTTGATGATTATTATGAATATCGCAGTGTATTTTATCAACGTAAAGGCTGGGACTCTCGTCAGTTTTTTTGTGGCAGCCTATATTGCGATCGTGGTGATATTATATTTTCATAACCGCCCGATTATTCTGAATGAGCTGATCACATTTGCTACGCAGTACGGTCAGATTCAGAAGAACCTGATGCGTGATTTTGCGATTCCGTTTGCCGTTCTGGATGCGGATGGAAAAGTCATGTGGCTGAACAAGTCATTTTCAAAACTGACGGGAAAAGATAAGAAGTATCATAAATCCATAACGAATGTGATGTCGGAGATCACACAGGATATCCTTCCAGGGGAAGAAAATGAGATCAAAGAAGTAGAAATCAGTTACGGAAGCCAGAATTTTCGGGTAAAACTGCAGCGCATCAGTATTGACGGACTTCTTCAGAATTCCAAACTTGTCGACGTGGAAGAGGTACAGGATAATTGCCTGATCGGTCTTTACATGTACGATGTGACGGAATTAAATGAATATATTAGAAAAAATGAAGAAGAAAAGCTGGTGTCTGGTCTGTTGTATCTGGACAATTACGAAGAAGCTACTGACAGTGTGGAGGAAGTCCGCAGATCACTTTTGACAGCGCTGATCGAACGTAAGATCACGAAATATTTCTCAGCTGTCGACGGAGTTGTCAAGCGCCTTGAGAAAGATAAATATTTTCTGGTTATGCGCAGAGGTTCCATGGAACAGCTGAAAGAACAGAAGTTTAATATCCTGGAAGATATTAAAAACGTCAATATTGGAAATGAGATGTCTGTCACGATCAGTATGGGACTTGGGGCACATGCAGATACGTATGCACAGACTGCGGAGTACGCGCGCGTTGCGATTGAACTGGCACTCGGCCGGGGCGGAGATCAGGTTGTCATAAAAGACGGAGACCAGATTTCCTATTATGGCGGAAAGTCACAGATGGTGGAAAAGACCACACGCGTCAAGGCCCGTGTTAAAGCGCATGCACTTAAAGAGTTCATGAGTCAGAAAGACAATGTGGTCGTGATGGGGCATAAGATCACGGATGTCGATACATTTGGCGCTGCTATCGGTATATACCGCGCGGCAAAAACTCTGAACAAGAAAGCTTATATCGTTATCAATAATGCGACCTCTTCCATAAGGCCGCTGATGGACGAATTTATAAATAATCCGGATTACGATCCGCATATGTTTGTGAACAGCCATGAGGCAAAAGACATCACCGATGATAATACGGTACTGGTCGTTGTTGACACCAACCGTCCGAGCTATTCAGAATGCGAAGAACTGTTGTCCATGACGAAGACGATTGTAGTACTTGACCATCACCGCCAGAGCAGTGAGGTCATTAAGAATGCAGTCCTTTCTTATATTGAGCCTTATGCATCTTCGGCGTGTGAAATGGTTGCAGAAGTGCTTCAGTATTTTGCGGATGGTATACGGATCCGTAATATAGAGGCAGACAGTATTTATGCGGGAATCATGATCGATACAAATAATTTTATGACTAAGACAGGTGTGCGTACATTTGAGGCTGCGGCTTTTCTGCGGAGGTGCGGTGCTGATGTGACGCGTGTTCGTAAGCTGTTCCGCGAGAACGCAGAGGATTACCGTGCAAGAGGAGAAGCGATTCGTAATGCGGAGCTCTTCAGGAAATGTTATGCGATTTCCGTGTGCCCGGCGGAGGGGCTGGAAAGCCCGACAGTCGTCGGTGCACAGGCAGCAAATGAACTGCTGAATATCGTCGGTGTTAAGGCGTCTTTTGTGATGACAGATTATAAAGATATGATCTATATCAGTGCCCGTGCAATTGATGAAGTTAACGTTCAGATTATCATGGAACGCATGGGCGGCGGCGGCCATCTGAACATCGCCGGTTCGCAGCTGAAGGGATATACGGTCAGGGAAGCCATTGACTACCTGAAACAGACTTTACAGGAAATGATAGACGGAGGAGATATCTGA
- the rplI gene encoding 50S ribosomal protein L9, which translates to MKVILLEDVKALGKKGEVVNVSDGYARNMLLPKKLGLEATSRNMNDLKLAKAHDDKIAKENLEAARQFKAELETKEVTVSIKVGEGGKTFGSVSAKEIAEAAREQLGYELDKKKMQLNNPIRELGTTMVPLRLHPKVTAELKVIVKEA; encoded by the coding sequence ATGAAAGTAATATTACTGGAAGATGTAAAAGCTTTGGGGAAAAAGGGAGAAGTTGTTAACGTGAGTGATGGATATGCAAGAAATATGCTGCTTCCAAAGAAACTGGGACTGGAAGCGACGTCCAGGAATATGAATGACCTGAAGCTTGCGAAAGCACACGATGATAAGATCGCAAAAGAAAATCTGGAAGCCGCACGTCAGTTTAAGGCAGAACTGGAGACAAAGGAAGTGACGGTCTCGATCAAAGTCGGTGAGGGCGGAAAAACATTTGGTTCTGTATCTGCAAAAGAAATTGCTGAAGCGGCCAGGGAGCAGCTGGGGTATGAGCTGGATAAGAAAAAGATGCAGCTTAACAATCCAATCCGTGAACTGGGAACCACCATGGTTCCGCTGCGCCTGCACCCCAAGGTGACAGCAGAACTTAAAGTCATTGTGAAAGAAGCTTAG
- the dnaB gene encoding replicative DNA helicase, with protein MEEALIKRILPHSTEAEQSVIGSMLMDREAILVASEILTGDDFYQHQYKVVYEAMLELFNEGKPVDPVTLQNRLQEKDVPPEISSMEFVRDVISAVPTSANVKYYAGIVRDKAMLRRLIKVNEEISNACYLNNDKVEDIMEDAEKRMFELLQKRNSGEFVPIRQVVLNALDTIEKASRTKGSVTGLPTGFVDLDYKTSGFQPSDFILVAARPSMGKTAFVLNIAQYMAFKKDLTVAIFSLEMSREQLVNRLFSLESRVDSQSIRTGNLKDEDWAKLIEGAGVIGNSNLIIEDTPGISISEMRSKCRKFKLEHNLGIIIIDYLQLMSGSGRSDSRQQEISDISRSLKSLARELSVPVVALSQLSRAVEKRDDKRPMLSDLRESGAIEQDADVVMFIYRDDYYNKDTENPNVAEIIIAKQRNGPIGTVNLVWMPEYTRFVNWKK; from the coding sequence GTGGAAGAAGCGCTTATCAAAAGAATACTGCCTCACAGTACTGAGGCGGAGCAGTCTGTCATCGGTTCCATGCTGATGGACCGGGAAGCTATTTTGGTAGCGTCTGAGATACTGACCGGAGACGATTTTTATCAGCATCAGTATAAGGTGGTATACGAAGCTATGCTGGAGCTGTTTAATGAAGGCAAGCCGGTAGACCCTGTGACGCTTCAGAACAGGCTGCAGGAAAAGGATGTGCCGCCGGAGATCAGCAGTATGGAATTCGTACGCGATGTGATTTCGGCTGTCCCGACGTCTGCAAATGTGAAGTATTATGCCGGGATTGTGAGGGATAAGGCAATGCTTCGCAGGCTGATCAAAGTCAATGAGGAAATTTCCAATGCATGCTATCTGAATAATGATAAGGTTGAGGATATTATGGAGGATGCGGAGAAGCGTATGTTTGAGCTTCTTCAGAAGAGAAACAGCGGAGAATTTGTGCCGATCCGCCAGGTTGTACTAAACGCACTTGATACGATTGAGAAGGCATCCAGGACTAAGGGAAGTGTAACAGGGCTTCCGACGGGTTTTGTGGATCTTGACTACAAGACCTCCGGATTCCAGCCGTCTGACTTTATTCTGGTTGCGGCGCGTCCATCCATGGGGAAGACGGCATTTGTGTTGAATATCGCACAGTATATGGCATTTAAAAAAGATCTGACGGTAGCCATTTTCAGTCTGGAGATGTCCAGAGAACAGCTGGTGAACCGTCTGTTTTCTTTGGAATCAAGGGTGGACTCTCAAAGTATCCGTACGGGTAATCTTAAGGATGAGGACTGGGCAAAACTGATAGAAGGCGCCGGTGTCATTGGGAATTCCAATCTGATTATCGAGGATACGCCCGGTATTTCAATCTCTGAGATGCGTTCTAAATGCAGAAAGTTTAAGCTTGAACATAATCTGGGGATTATCATCATCGACTACCTGCAGCTGATGAGCGGCAGCGGGAGGAGTGATTCCAGACAGCAGGAGATATCAGATATTTCCCGCTCCCTCAAATCGCTAGCCCGTGAACTGAGCGTTCCTGTAGTGGCTCTGTCACAGCTGAGCCGTGCAGTTGAGAAACGTGATGATAAACGACCAATGCTGTCAGATCTCCGTGAATCAGGGGCGATAGAACAGGATGCCGATGTCGTAATGTTTATCTATCGTGATGACTATTATAATAAGGACACGGAAAACCCGAATGTGGCGGAAATTATTATCGCCAAGCAGAGGAATGGCCCCATCGGGACTGTGAATCTGGTGTGGATGCCGGAGTACACACGTTTTGTTAACTGGAAGAAGTAG
- a CDS encoding MerR family transcriptional regulator has product MSETRFLISEAARMVDVETHVLRYWEEELALPIARNEMGHRYYTREDIQIFLSIKELKKKGFQLKTIKELVPGLRRELYANTSRKSDADAEKGVIEKKSQKKEPAVEKKKVISERKEEKTPDKKQEFYQILDRLLTQIKDMDHQEDRYKRLDAAIRHHQYSRRMVAATKEQGKKRKKKFLKPGKS; this is encoded by the coding sequence ATGAGTGAAACCAGATTTCTGATTTCTGAAGCGGCCAGGATGGTGGATGTGGAGACCCACGTACTGCGTTACTGGGAGGAAGAGCTTGCACTTCCGATCGCAAGGAATGAAATGGGACATCGTTACTACACCAGAGAAGATATTCAGATTTTTCTGAGTATTAAAGAACTTAAGAAAAAAGGGTTTCAGTTAAAGACGATTAAAGAACTGGTACCGGGACTTCGGCGCGAACTATATGCAAATACGTCCAGGAAGTCTGATGCAGATGCAGAAAAAGGGGTTATTGAAAAAAAATCGCAGAAAAAAGAACCGGCAGTTGAGAAGAAGAAAGTGATTTCTGAACGGAAAGAGGAAAAAACGCCTGATAAAAAGCAGGAGTTCTACCAGATTTTGGACCGCCTCCTGACGCAGATCAAGGATATGGATCATCAGGAAGATCGTTACAAGAGACTGGATGCGGCGATTCGCCATCATCAGTATTCAAGGCGAATGGTCGCTGCTACGAAAGAGCAGGGAAAAAAGCGAAAAAAGAAGTTTTTAAAACCAGGAAAAAGCTGA
- a CDS encoding 4Fe-4S binding protein, producing the protein MAYVITDACVSCGSCESECPVGAIAQGDSQYEIDPNTCVDCGTCVGACPTDAITNE; encoded by the coding sequence ATGGCATATGTAATTACTGATGCATGCGTAAGCTGCGGATCATGTGAAAGTGAATGTCCGGTAGGCGCTATCGCGCAGGGCGATTCTCAGTATGAAATCGATCCTAATACATGTGTGGATTGCGGAACATGTGTAGGCGCATGTCCTACAGACGCTATCACAAACGAATAA
- a CDS encoding DUF1858 domain-containing protein, whose product MAQINKDMLIGELLQMNPNIAAILMRAGMHCVGCPSAQGESLAEAAMVHGMDAEVLEKQINDFLANA is encoded by the coding sequence ATGGCACAGATTAATAAAGATATGCTGATCGGCGAACTTCTTCAGATGAATCCGAATATTGCGGCAATTTTAATGAGAGCAGGTATGCATTGTGTTGGATGTCCGTCTGCACAGGGAGAAAGCCTGGCAGAGGCAGCTATGGTTCATGGCATGGATGCAGAAGTTCTGGAAAAACAGATCAATGATTTTCTTGCAAATGCATAA
- a CDS encoding CpaF/VirB11 family protein, which produces MARISNWHLPDESYGVLLPYIRDDNVTDINYNGKEVWVDDVTRGRYRADIVVDKDFEKQFVMRIKNAVSANFNPQDNILEAETEDLRVSVIHESIAHTGTAISIRKSPPVQRLTDERMVKEGYCSVDIMNFLKNCIAAHCNVVVCGLTGSGKTELLKWLTRSIPAHERVITIEDNLEIHYRAINPGKDCVELKVHEELFSYTKAIKACLRQFPQWILLSEARSVEVKYLLEAFSTGHYGLTTLHTDDVRHIPDRIENMMQDALAAARMENDIYNFINVGVLISKKAKEDGKIHRYISQICLFNRESQNNEIQMLVDDGIILKRMIPNSFCRKFLRAKIQDPFSAF; this is translated from the coding sequence ATGGCAAGAATCAGTAACTGGCATTTGCCGGATGAGTCCTACGGAGTACTGCTGCCGTATATCCGGGATGATAATGTAACGGATATTAATTATAATGGTAAGGAGGTATGGGTAGATGATGTCACCAGGGGACGTTACCGGGCGGATATAGTGGTTGACAAGGACTTCGAGAAGCAATTTGTAATGAGGATAAAGAATGCTGTTTCAGCAAACTTTAATCCTCAGGATAACATTCTGGAGGCGGAGACTGAGGATCTTAGAGTCTCTGTTATCCATGAAAGTATTGCCCATACCGGAACTGCAATCTCTATCAGAAAGTCACCGCCGGTTCAGCGGCTGACGGATGAACGGATGGTAAAAGAAGGGTACTGTTCTGTGGATATTATGAACTTCTTAAAAAACTGCATTGCAGCACATTGCAACGTTGTTGTCTGCGGCCTGACAGGTTCGGGAAAAACGGAACTGCTCAAATGGCTTACACGTTCGATACCGGCACATGAACGGGTGATTACGATCGAAGATAATCTGGAAATACATTATCGTGCAATTAATCCCGGAAAAGACTGTGTAGAGCTCAAAGTACACGAGGAATTATTTTCATATACAAAAGCCATTAAGGCGTGTTTGAGGCAATTCCCACAGTGGATATTGTTATCGGAGGCACGTTCTGTGGAGGTGAAATATCTGCTCGAAGCCTTTTCCACAGGCCATTATGGGCTGACAACACTGCATACAGATGATGTCAGGCATATTCCCGACCGCATTGAGAATATGATGCAGGACGCTCTGGCTGCAGCGCGAATGGAAAATGATATCTATAACTTCATCAACGTAGGTGTTTTGATTAGCAAAAAGGCAAAAGAAGATGGAAAAATCCATCGTTACATTTCTCAAATCTGTTTATTCAACAGAGAGTCCCAAAACAATGAAATTCAGATGCTTGTAGATGACGGAATCATTCTGAAGCGTATGATTCCGAACAGTTTCTGCAGAAAATTTCTCCGTGCAAAGATTCAGGACCCATTTTCTGCGTTTTAG